Below is a genomic region from Treponema sp. OMZ 798.
TTTTCTAAGGAGCAGATGAGGACGGTACAGATGATGCATGAAACCTTTGCCCGTCTTACAACCACCTCTCTTTCGGCTCAGCTGCGAAGCATGGCTCATGTTCACGTAGCAACTGTAGAACAGCTTACATATGAAGAATTTATAAGATCAATACCTACGCCGACAACCTTGGCGATTATCAACATGGATCCTTTAAGGGCAAGTGCTCTTTTGGAGATAGACCCCTCGGTTACCTTTTCGATTATAGACCGCTTGTTCGGCGGTAAGGGACAGGGTTCAAAGGTTCAAAGAGAATTGACCGAAATCGAAAGCTCTGTTATGGAGGGCGTTATCGTCCGTATTCTTGCAAATATGAGGGAAGCATGGACTACCGTAGTCGATTTACGTCCCCGCTTGGGAAACATAGATACCAATCCTCAGTTTGTTCAGATTGTAACCCCCTCGGAAATGGTTCTTTTGGTAACCTTGGAAACAAAGGTAGGAGAGGAAGAAGGAATGATGAATATCTGTCTTCCTTATATTACCCTTGAACCGATTATCTCAAAACTATCGACGCAGTTTTGGTTTTCTTCGGTTAGGAGGGCATCGACAGGTCAGTATGCGGCCGCTATTAAGGATAAACTCTCATCGGTTGAAGTTGACATGGTTGCAGAGGTAGGCTCTTTAGATGTTTCAATCAGGGACGTTCTTAATTTGAGAGCCGGAGACGTTGTACGCTTACCCAACGTAAGGGTAGGGGATCCCTTTAAACTCACAGTAGGAAGCAGGCCTAAATTCTCCTGCCAGCCCGGTGTAAAGGGTAAAAAATTAGCAGTTCAGATTTTGGAAAAAATAGAAGATATTAGCGGTGATGAATTCGAAGAATTAACATCGGAAGGAGATGAGTTGTATGAGTGATGGTTCAATTTCTCAAGATGAAATAGATGCCTTGTTATCGGGAGTAGGCGGAGGCGGAATTGCGCCGGCCCCTGCTGCAGGTGCGGGCGATGATTTGGCTAGTTTTAAAAAAACGGCATTGCTTCAATTTATAAAAGAAAATATTCCGGGGCTATCTTCTAATTTGGAGTCTATGACCGGTAAAAATGTCACAATTTCGGAGCCGATTGTAGAGCTCTCAGATAGAGAGACCTTTTTAAGAAGGGTTTCCGAAATGACGGTTGCTACCCTTATTGATTTTTCAGGATCTATGGCGGGCGATCATGCCTTTATGATGAGTCCTGAGCTTGCAAAAAAAATAGTCAGCTTGGTAAACCATGAAGACAGCGTAGAAATAGACGATATGGCCCTTTCGGTTATAAGCGAGACAATAGCGCAATATGTCGGTACGGAGTTGAGCTACCTTGAGCGTGCCGGGCTTACCGGGGTTTCATCTGCTCCGGCAGAATCTTCACATGTTCCTAAGGCTATGATGAGATTGCCTCAGCGCAGCTTTATAAGTGTCACTTATAATGTACAGCTTGATGACTCAGCATACCAATTATGGGAGATTCTTCCTGAAGATGTTGTCGATAAAATAGCCTCGACAATTGCAGGTCCTGATCCTTCAATGCAAGAAATGGGCGGCGATGCCGGAATGCAGGGCATGGCCGCAATGGGAGGTATGCAAAATATGGGAGCAATGCAAAACGGAATGATGGGCGGTATGCAAATGGGAGCTATGCAAGCGGGAGGTCCTGCACAGCAAATGTTTGGTTCAGGTATGGCCCAAGGATCGCCTCAGCAAGGAGGAAGTATGCAGGCTATGAATAATATGGGCATGATGCCTCAAATGGGAATGGGCGCTAATGTTCAGCCTGTTCAATTTCCGCCCCTTCAGGGTTTTGTAAGTCAGGAAGAGCAGGGTAATATCGGTCTTATCATGGACGTCTACATGGAAATGACCGTAGAATTAGGGCGCACAAAGCGAATGATTAAAGAAATCCTCGGAATGGGTGAGGGGCACATTATTGAGCTTGATAAGCTTGCCGGTGAACCTGTCGATGTTCTTGTAAACCACAAACCTATAGCCAAGGGCGAGGTTGTAGTTATAGAAGAAAGTTTCGGTGTCCGTATTACCGAAATTTTATCTCCGGCAGAGCGTATTTCGGATATATAGAATTAAAATCGGGTGGGGGCCTTTAATGAGCTTGGGGAAAAAGCTGTTTTTTGTTCTTTTTTTTCTATTTTCGATAGCCTTGTTTGCAGAAACAGACGGAGCTTCTAAAGAAGATTCTTCTTTGCCTCCGGAGTCGGGTATTTTATTGGATGCAGGCACAAAAGGGAATATTGATACGAATGAGGGTAACTCTGCATCTGCCGGAAATGAAAATACCTTTGATTTAAATGTTGCAGAAAGAGCTCAATCCCCTGTTTCAAACCTGTTGAGAGTACTTATATCCTTAGTTATAGTATGTATTTTGGCCTATGTTGTGCTGAAATTTTTAAAAAAGTCTTCACTATCTTTTTCTTCTGATAGTCCTTATCTAAAAAGTGTCGCCTCAATTAATCTTGCCCAAGGAAAAAGTATTCATGTAGTTACCTTGGGCGAAAAAGCCTACCTTGTAGGTGTTACGGATTCTTCAATAAATATGATAGGAGAGGTGGAAGATAAGACCCTTGTCGATACTATGAATTTGGACGCCGAGAGGCGAAGTTCTTCTCCCAAACAAGACTTTGCTTCTATGCTGTCGTCGGTTTTTAAGGGTACGAAAAACAACAGTATTGACGCAAACTTTTTTGAAGCACAAAGAGAAAGGCTGAACAAGGCTGCACAAACTCAGATGCCGGAGGAAAGAGAATGAAAAGAAATCTTTTAATTCTAATCTTTTTCGGCATGATTCTTTTTATTCCGGTTCAAGTATTCTCGCAAGGGAATTTTCCCGGCGGTACTACAGCGGGAAGGACTGATGCCGATCCTAACAGGCAGGCAGGGCGAATTCCCTTTATCGATTTTTCTATAAGGGAGCCTTCGACAAATAAGGATGTGGCCTTCTCCGTTCAGCTTTTGATTTTTATTACCCTTATTTCGATAGCTCCAAGCATCTTGTTATTGATGACGAGCTTTTTGCGTTTAAGCATTGTTTTAGACTTTGTTAAAAGGGCCTTATCTTTGCAGCAAGTACCGCCTACTCAGGTTTTAAACGGAATAGCCTTCTTTTTGACCATGTTTATAATGTGGCCGACCTTTACCCAGATCTACAATAATTCCTATAAGCCTATGAGTGAGGGACAAATCGGAATTGAAGAAGCCTATAAAGAGGCGGAAAAACCTATGCGGTATTTTATGTACAAACAAATGCAAAAAAATCCTACCCATATCCGTACCTTTATGGCCATGTCTAAGCTGCCGAAACCGAATACCCTTGCAGATGTTCCGACACATATTTTGATTGCAGCCTTTATCCTGCATGAACTTACAATCGCTTTTCAGATAGGTATATTTTTGTACCTGCCCTTTATTATAATAGATATGATTGTGGCAAGCATACTCATGTCTATGGGTATGATAATGCTGCCTCCTATTCAGATTTCTATGCCGTTTAAATTGATTCTCTTTGTTATGGTTGACGGCTGGGGACTCCTCTTCGGTAAACTATTTGAATCTTTTTTATAGGGTTTTAAACGTCTTATATCATCTTGCTGTTCTATTTTACCCGCTGGAAGAATCATCTGAAATTTGTTATAGTGTAATCTGAGGTTTAAATGAAGACTATAAAAATTATTTTTCTTGCAGCGCTGGTGCTGCTTTTTTTTGCCTGCGGGGGAAATAAAAATATTGGGGGGCCTAAAGTTGTTACGGCCTCATTGGGTGCAGAACCGAGTATTTTGGATGCT
It encodes:
- the fliO gene encoding flagellar biosynthetic protein FliO, producing the protein MSLGKKLFFVLFFLFSIALFAETDGASKEDSSLPPESGILLDAGTKGNIDTNEGNSASAGNENTFDLNVAERAQSPVSNLLRVLISLVIVCILAYVVLKFLKKSSLSFSSDSPYLKSVASINLAQGKSIHVVTLGEKAYLVGVTDSSINMIGEVEDKTLVDTMNLDAERRSSSPKQDFASMLSSVFKGTKNNSIDANFFEAQRERLNKAAQTQMPEERE
- the fliM gene encoding flagellar motor switch protein FliM translates to MTEVLSQDEIDQLLTAISSGDTDTEDFRAVNDTRKIKIYDFKRPDKFSKEQMRTVQMMHETFARLTTTSLSAQLRSMAHVHVATVEQLTYEEFIRSIPTPTTLAIINMDPLRASALLEIDPSVTFSIIDRLFGGKGQGSKVQRELTEIESSVMEGVIVRILANMREAWTTVVDLRPRLGNIDTNPQFVQIVTPSEMVLLVTLETKVGEEEGMMNICLPYITLEPIISKLSTQFWFSSVRRASTGQYAAAIKDKLSSVEVDMVAEVGSLDVSIRDVLNLRAGDVVRLPNVRVGDPFKLTVGSRPKFSCQPGVKGKKLAVQILEKIEDISGDEFEELTSEGDELYE
- the fliN gene encoding flagellar motor switch protein FliN — translated: MSDGSISQDEIDALLSGVGGGGIAPAPAAGAGDDLASFKKTALLQFIKENIPGLSSNLESMTGKNVTISEPIVELSDRETFLRRVSEMTVATLIDFSGSMAGDHAFMMSPELAKKIVSLVNHEDSVEIDDMALSVISETIAQYVGTELSYLERAGLTGVSSAPAESSHVPKAMMRLPQRSFISVTYNVQLDDSAYQLWEILPEDVVDKIASTIAGPDPSMQEMGGDAGMQGMAAMGGMQNMGAMQNGMMGGMQMGAMQAGGPAQQMFGSGMAQGSPQQGGSMQAMNNMGMMPQMGMGANVQPVQFPPLQGFVSQEEQGNIGLIMDVYMEMTVELGRTKRMIKEILGMGEGHIIELDKLAGEPVDVLVNHKPIAKGEVVVIEESFGVRITEILSPAERISDI
- the fliP gene encoding flagellar type III secretion system pore protein FliP (The bacterial flagellar biogenesis protein FliP forms a type III secretion system (T3SS)-type pore required for flagellar assembly.) translates to MKRNLLILIFFGMILFIPVQVFSQGNFPGGTTAGRTDADPNRQAGRIPFIDFSIREPSTNKDVAFSVQLLIFITLISIAPSILLLMTSFLRLSIVLDFVKRALSLQQVPPTQVLNGIAFFLTMFIMWPTFTQIYNNSYKPMSEGQIGIEEAYKEAEKPMRYFMYKQMQKNPTHIRTFMAMSKLPKPNTLADVPTHILIAAFILHELTIAFQIGIFLYLPFIIIDMIVASILMSMGMIMLPPIQISMPFKLILFVMVDGWGLLFGKLFESFL